One stretch of Rosistilla oblonga DNA includes these proteins:
- a CDS encoding DUF4912 domain-containing protein, translating to MNRCSDQHGALKLITTADLKSQTRQDLANMARELGVQGWHGMRKDQLIEELRKVRRRTQQKAARDKAKGKSDTKVASKQTSAKKSATSKTASTSKRRQQKSAPTPAAPRVTRVGRMIQKHRAELEKRKDLSATMLVKGSNAKSSNGQPATDTKDRVALLVRDSFWLQATWDVQRSSVERARAALAEQWHAAIPVLRLIRVADTSKTNASEQTDRDIPVHGGVNNWYIDILDPPGRYQVLLGYLVESTDRFFALCKSNIVEPPEPGVSDPIDAHWQDIAEDYERIYSLSGGKEDGENSELKELFEDRLRRRIRVSSSGGLTNGADLSLRRERRFPFKVDAELIVFGSTSPGSSVTIAGEPVRLQPDGTFTVRMELPDRRQVLPVVASSPDGMQQRTTVVAVERNTKVMEPISRDSECED from the coding sequence ATGAACCGTTGCAGCGACCAACACGGAGCTCTTAAATTGATCACAACCGCCGATTTGAAATCCCAGACGCGTCAAGACCTGGCAAATATGGCTCGTGAGTTAGGAGTTCAGGGTTGGCATGGAATGCGTAAAGACCAACTGATCGAAGAGCTGCGCAAGGTCCGCCGCCGCACCCAACAAAAGGCTGCGCGGGACAAAGCGAAAGGGAAGAGCGACACCAAGGTTGCTAGCAAACAAACCTCCGCCAAGAAGTCGGCGACTTCGAAAACTGCTAGCACCAGCAAGCGGCGTCAGCAGAAGTCGGCACCTACACCCGCGGCCCCTCGCGTGACCCGCGTCGGGCGAATGATCCAGAAACACCGCGCTGAACTCGAGAAACGCAAAGACCTCTCGGCGACAATGCTGGTCAAAGGCTCTAACGCCAAGAGCAGCAACGGGCAACCAGCGACCGACACCAAAGATCGCGTAGCCCTTTTGGTCCGCGACTCCTTCTGGTTGCAAGCGACTTGGGATGTCCAGCGCTCGAGTGTCGAACGAGCCCGCGCGGCGCTCGCCGAACAGTGGCATGCGGCGATTCCCGTCCTGCGTTTGATTCGCGTCGCCGACACGTCCAAGACAAACGCTTCGGAACAAACCGATCGCGATATCCCCGTCCACGGCGGCGTTAACAACTGGTATATCGACATCCTCGACCCACCGGGCCGCTATCAAGTCTTGTTGGGTTACCTGGTCGAATCGACCGACCGCTTCTTCGCGCTCTGCAAGAGCAACATCGTCGAACCGCCCGAACCTGGCGTGAGCGACCCGATCGATGCGCATTGGCAAGACATTGCCGAAGATTACGAGCGGATTTATTCGCTCAGCGGTGGCAAAGAAGACGGCGAGAACTCGGAACTCAAAGAGCTCTTCGAAGATCGGCTGCGTCGCCGAATCCGCGTCTCCAGCAGCGGAGGACTGACCAACGGAGCCGACCTTTCGCTCCGCCGTGAGCGTCGGTTCCCGTTTAAGGTCGACGCCGAACTGATTGTTTTTGGATCGACCTCTCCCGGCTCTTCGGTCACGATCGCTGGCGAACCCGTTCGCCTGCAACCCGACGGAACCTTTACCGTCCGGATGGAACTTCCCGATCGCCGACAAGTCCTTCCAGTCGTGGCCAGCTCGCCCGACGGAATGCAACAACGGACAACCGTTGTCGCCGTCGAACGCAACACCAAGGTGATGGAGCCGATCTCGCGCGATTCCGAATGCGAAGACTGA
- a CDS encoding ABC transporter ATP-binding protein produces the protein MNQQAASDGGILIRAEDVTKNYPDGDVPALRGVSLDIRRGEYVVIMGPSGSGKSTLLNLLGALDTPTTGEIYFDGQPITSIHPLHKLRSDKIGFVFQSFHLIPTLTAVENVQIPMFVKGWSPSHRASLATELLESVGMSHRLNHFPQKLSVGERQRVALARALANDPVALLGDEPTGNLDSKTGNDVLDLFDRLHQQQNKTLVIITHSPEVAERADRVVHIRDGLIEREDAR, from the coding sequence ATGAACCAGCAAGCAGCATCCGACGGCGGGATTCTGATCCGAGCCGAAGACGTTACGAAGAACTATCCCGATGGCGACGTCCCGGCGCTGCGGGGCGTTTCGTTGGATATCCGCCGCGGCGAATATGTCGTGATCATGGGGCCCAGTGGCAGCGGCAAGAGCACGCTGTTGAACTTGTTAGGCGCGTTGGATACGCCGACGACCGGCGAGATCTACTTCGATGGCCAGCCGATCACTTCGATCCATCCGCTGCACAAATTGCGATCCGACAAGATCGGGTTTGTCTTTCAATCGTTCCATCTGATTCCGACGCTGACCGCGGTGGAAAACGTGCAGATTCCGATGTTCGTCAAAGGTTGGTCGCCCAGTCATCGGGCGTCGCTGGCGACCGAGCTGTTGGAATCCGTTGGCATGTCGCATCGGCTGAATCACTTTCCGCAGAAGCTCTCCGTTGGCGAGCGGCAGCGCGTCGCTCTGGCTCGCGCGCTGGCGAACGATCCGGTCGCGCTGTTAGGGGATGAACCGACGGGGAATCTCGATTCGAAGACGGGGAACGATGTCTTGGATCTGTTCGATCGCTTGCATCAGCAGCAGAACAAGACGCTGGTGATCATCACGCACAGTCCCGAAGTGGCCGAGCGAGCCGATCGCGTGGTTCATATCCGCGATGGATTGATCGAACGCGAAGATGCTCGCTAG
- a CDS encoding ABC transporter permease has protein sequence MRFGSLIFRNVLRRKLRSSLTIFAVAIAVGSVVSLVGIANGFKETFMEFYQGVDIDMVVVRSGSQRRLTSTLDESLAQRIAALQGVKEAVGGLADVVSFPDVNLYVVPVSGLPTDTTVFDHFHVLDGQRIENGEKPQVMLGTTLADTLEKKVGESLEVVEEEPFEIVAIFESDNVLENGSMIISLPQLQRIMGREGQISGVSIVLEDGVTDQQKESITEAIHKMDTGLSVRTTRDHVESLSEIQVAVAMAWLTSTVAILIGSLGTLNTMFMSIQERTPEIGILKAIGWERHRIISMILGESILLSLMGGVVGTIAATLLVKLLTQMPAVNGLIQGKISPAILMQAFAVAAVVGLLGGLLPAISASRLAPTVALRQ, from the coding sequence ATGCGATTTGGTTCTTTGATCTTCAGGAATGTCTTGCGGCGGAAATTGCGTAGCAGTCTGACGATCTTTGCGGTCGCCATCGCCGTCGGTTCGGTCGTCTCGTTGGTTGGTATCGCCAACGGATTCAAAGAGACGTTCATGGAGTTTTATCAGGGCGTCGATATCGATATGGTCGTCGTCCGCAGCGGCAGCCAACGACGCTTAACAAGCACCTTGGATGAATCGCTCGCACAGCGGATCGCCGCTTTGCAAGGCGTCAAAGAAGCTGTCGGCGGACTGGCCGACGTCGTCTCATTCCCCGATGTGAATCTTTATGTCGTCCCTGTCTCGGGACTGCCGACCGATACAACGGTCTTCGATCATTTCCATGTGCTCGATGGCCAGCGGATCGAAAACGGCGAAAAGCCGCAGGTCATGCTAGGGACCACGCTGGCAGATACGCTTGAGAAAAAGGTCGGCGAGTCGCTCGAGGTGGTCGAGGAGGAACCGTTTGAGATTGTTGCGATCTTTGAATCGGACAACGTCCTGGAAAACGGTTCGATGATCATTTCGCTGCCTCAATTGCAGCGAATCATGGGGCGCGAGGGGCAGATCTCTGGAGTCAGCATCGTGTTGGAGGATGGCGTGACCGATCAGCAGAAAGAATCGATCACCGAGGCGATTCACAAGATGGATACGGGGCTGAGCGTTCGCACGACGCGCGATCATGTCGAGAGTCTCTCGGAGATCCAAGTCGCTGTGGCGATGGCCTGGCTGACGTCGACCGTGGCGATCTTGATCGGATCGCTGGGGACACTGAACACGATGTTCATGTCGATCCAAGAAAGGACGCCCGAGATCGGGATCTTAAAAGCTATCGGTTGGGAACGGCACCGAATCATTTCGATGATCCTGGGCGAATCGATCCTGTTGAGTTTGATGGGCGGTGTGGTCGGCACGATCGCAGCGACGCTGTTGGTCAAACTGCTGACTCAAATGCCAGCGGTCAACGGTTTGATCCAAGGGAAGATCAGCCCGGCGATCCTGATGCAGGCGTTTGCCGTCGCCGCCGTCGTCGGTTTGCTGGGTGGGCTGTTACCCGCGATCAGCGCTTCGCGTTTGGCGCCGACGGTCGCACTTCGGCAGTAA
- a CDS encoding NAD-dependent epimerase/dehydratase family protein, producing the protein MTLALVTGAGGFVGRNLVAALRSTGREVVAMVHSPRSQSDLHDAGVQVLVSDILDTDTYAAVAQRADEVYHLASVVAPRDASRAYRVNVGGTRQLAECIAAAESPGRLIYVSSLSASGPCQNDQPRRETDADDPVSIYGKSKLAAEAELLKLADRLPISIVRPPGIFGPWDRNLLAMYESIRWGINAIGISRDYRYSFVHVHDLVEGLVRVSEKGKRVRSAEDRDRDGFYFISDPDPVSFVTLGNLIADSLERRKPFHLTVPSTICSGVAFCSDMASRVTGKRVYLNIDKMREARAGSWFCDVSRAENELDFRVAFDLSQRIAQTRQWYAEQGWL; encoded by the coding sequence ATGACCCTTGCTTTGGTTACGGGAGCCGGTGGTTTTGTGGGACGCAATCTTGTTGCGGCCCTGCGATCTACCGGACGCGAGGTGGTTGCGATGGTCCATTCGCCGCGCAGCCAAAGCGATCTGCACGATGCGGGCGTTCAGGTATTGGTCTCCGATATCTTGGATACCGACACCTACGCCGCGGTTGCGCAGCGGGCCGACGAGGTCTATCACTTGGCTTCGGTGGTGGCACCACGGGACGCGTCGCGAGCCTACCGGGTGAACGTTGGCGGCACGCGCCAGCTTGCCGAGTGCATTGCCGCGGCGGAATCGCCGGGCCGACTGATCTATGTCTCTTCGCTGTCGGCGTCGGGGCCGTGTCAAAACGATCAACCGCGACGCGAGACCGATGCGGACGATCCGGTTTCGATCTACGGCAAGAGCAAGTTGGCGGCGGAAGCGGAGTTGTTGAAGTTGGCCGATCGGTTGCCGATCTCGATCGTTCGACCGCCAGGAATCTTCGGTCCCTGGGATCGGAACCTGCTGGCGATGTACGAATCGATTCGTTGGGGGATCAACGCGATTGGGATCTCCCGTGACTATCGGTATTCGTTCGTGCATGTTCACGATCTTGTCGAGGGATTGGTGCGAGTTAGCGAGAAGGGGAAGCGGGTGAGATCCGCAGAGGATCGCGATCGCGACGGGTTCTACTTCATCTCGGATCCCGATCCGGTTTCGTTTGTGACATTAGGCAATCTGATTGCGGACTCGTTGGAACGGCGCAAACCTTTTCATCTTACGGTGCCTAGCACGATCTGTTCGGGTGTGGCATTCTGTTCCGATATGGCAAGCCGCGTGACGGGTAAACGGGTCTATTTGAACATCGATAAGATGCGCGAAGCACGGGCCGGTTCCTGGTTTTGTGATGTCAGCCGAGCTGAGAACGAACTCGACTTTCGCGTCGCATTCGATCTGTCGCAACGGATCGCTCAGACTCGCCAGTGGTATGCCGAACAGGGGTGGCTGTAG